From the genome of Streptomyces ficellus:
GCTCGACGCCACCCACGAAGCCGGCGGACAGGTTGTAGATGAAGGCGCCCAGCGTCGCGAGGGCCGTGGCGAGCACCACGTCGATCACCGCGATCACCGAGGTGAAGAGCAGGACGCGCGGCAGCGACAGGAACGACTGGAGGTCGAAGCCGTTGCTCTCGTTGGAGCCGGTGGCCTCGCTGATCGTGCCGCCGACGGTCGAGAAGACGCCCATCGCGTCCATGACCATCCACAGCACCGCCGCCGCCACCACCGTGCAGATGCCCAGCGCGATGGAGAGCAGGAAGCTGACCTTCATCACCGACCACGGGTCGGCCTTGGCCACCCGCAGCCGCGCCTTGCGCGTCCGGGGCGTGGTCTTCGCGCCCGTACGCGGCCGGCGGACCGTTCCGCCGGACGTGCCGCCCGTGGTCCCGCCGCCCGCCGCGGCACCCGCCGTACCGCCGCTCTGCGCGGCGTACGCCTGCGGCGGGTGGTACGGCTGCGCCGTCTGCTGCCCGGATACGGGCCGCTCGGCGGGCAGTGGGCCGTCCTCGTACGTGGTCACCGCACCCCCCTGGGAGTCCGTGGCAGGGCCACGGGCACCGTTCGTTCCGGAAGCGGCCGATCCGGCGCCCGTGGCCTTACTCACGCTTACTCCTCGTGCTCCCCGGCCGAGGGCTCCGTGCCCTCGGCTGCCTCGACCGCGGCACCGCTCTCGGCGGCAGCCCCGGCGTCCACGACCTCATCGGTCTCGTCGGGGCCGTCGATCGCATCGATCCCGTCGGCACCTTCGACCTCTTCGGCCTCACGGCCCGCCTCGGCGTTGCGGGCGATACCGACGACGGCATCCCGCTTGCCCAGGTTGATCAGTTGGACGCCCATGGTGTCACGGCCCGTCTCCCTGACTTCGTTGACTCGCGTACGAATCACACCACCGGACAGCGTGATGGCGAGGATCTCGTCCGTCTCCTCGACCACCAGCGCGCCGACGAGCGAGCCACGGTCCTCCACGATCTTCGCAGCCTTGATGCCGAGGCCGCCACGACCCTGGACGCGGTACTCGTCGACGGCGGTCCGCTTCGCGTACCCGCCGTCCGTCGCGGTGAACACGAACGTACCCGGCCGGACCACATTCATCGAGAGCAGCTCGTCGCCCTCGCGGAAACTCATGCCCTTCACACCGGACGTCGCACGGCCCATGGGGCGCAGCGCCTCGTCCGTCGCGGTGAACCGGATGGACTGGGCCTTCCGGCTGATG
Proteins encoded in this window:
- a CDS encoding DUF3566 domain-containing protein; the protein is MSKATGAGSAASGTNGARGPATDSQGGAVTTYEDGPLPAERPVSGQQTAQPYHPPQAYAAQSGGTAGAAAGGGTTGGTSGGTVRRPRTGAKTTPRTRKARLRVAKADPWSVMKVSFLLSIALGICTVVAAAVLWMVMDAMGVFSTVGGTISEATGSNESNGFDLQSFLSLPRVLLFTSVIAVIDVVLATALATLGAFIYNLSAGFVGGVELTLAEDE